One genomic region from Actinocatenispora thailandica encodes:
- the lysX gene encoding bifunctional lysylphosphatidylglycerol synthetase/lysine--tRNA ligase LysX, translating to MTNEATTSSWDRLRPRIPTVFATYLGLLALYGLVRAAIPPLRDYLYWPTALIETLGLPASVNLAWVAFLVILAGAVARRKRVAGVMLGILLGLALLVDLIGDAYIAVSLATDHDVPGVYAADVVFTAVGTVFVAVEVVVLVRARHEFYARVQRGSFRKAIATLVIGLLATAGIGYLLVTLDPGTLAGRRKRASWVGHRLLDSSDPLHGPAGAPHWIALVTGLCVAATLFAALLVLLASQRTAAVLPPDEEARIRVLLDRYGERDSLGYFATRRDKSAIFSESGKAAITYRVVGGVILASGDPIGDPEAWAPAIAAWHAFARRYAWTPAVMGASEQGATAYSRAGLRALQLGDEAVLHVADFTLEGRDMRGVRQAVRRVQRAGYTTRIRRHTDVPAEEMAEIVARAEAWRDTGSERGFSMALSRLGDPADGRCVLVEAVAPDGTPAALLSFVPWGRHGLSLDLMRRDPTADNGLMELMVAAVMGAAGGLSVSRVSLNFAVFRAAFEEGARIGAGPILRLWRKLLLFFSRWWQIESLYRANVKYRPTWLPRYLCFAETRDVARVGLASAMAEGFVTVPRLSALLNRGRDRAISAPVPQPPATGPAAGTPEEPAEPITPTRPPVPEQVAVRLATMEKMRAAGTDPYPVVAPVTDGCGELACRYAELPADHATGVAVRVAGRVLFDRDHGGVRFALLRDATGDLQAMLTAGHTGTGVMRRWDDEVDLGDQIAVDGEIVTSRRGEPSVLVRSFTITAKCLHPLPNKHLGLTDPEARVRQRHLDLALRPAARRMLAVRAAAIGSLRATLTGRGFLEVETPILQRVHGGANARPFRTRSNAYDLDLYLRIAPELFLKRLCVGGVGAVFELGRDFRNEGVDATHNPEFTMLEAYQPYTDYQDVAELAQTLIQSAATAAFGAPVLRRTAPDGSVSDVDIGGRWQRRTVHEAVAAAVGAPVTVDTPVAELAAHADRLHVPYQPDESHGELLLDLYDKLVERHTVEPTFYLDFPADVSPLTRAHRRDERLAERWDLVAFGAEIGTGYTELTDPVEQRRRLTEQSLRAAGGDPEAMELDEDFLTALEYGMPPTGGLGLGVDRLVMLLTGLSIRDTLAFPMVRPGGRS from the coding sequence GTGACGAACGAGGCGACCACCAGCAGCTGGGACCGGCTGCGGCCCCGGATCCCCACCGTGTTCGCCACCTACCTGGGGCTGCTCGCGCTGTACGGGCTGGTTCGGGCCGCGATCCCGCCGCTGCGCGACTACCTGTACTGGCCGACGGCGCTGATCGAGACGCTCGGCCTGCCCGCCTCGGTCAACCTCGCCTGGGTGGCGTTCCTGGTCATCCTCGCCGGCGCGGTGGCCCGGCGGAAACGCGTCGCCGGGGTCATGCTCGGGATCCTGCTCGGCCTCGCCCTGCTCGTCGACCTGATCGGCGACGCCTACATCGCGGTCAGCCTCGCCACCGACCACGACGTGCCCGGCGTGTACGCCGCCGACGTCGTGTTCACCGCGGTCGGCACCGTGTTCGTGGCGGTGGAGGTGGTCGTGCTGGTCCGCGCCCGGCACGAGTTCTACGCCCGGGTGCAGCGCGGCAGCTTCCGCAAGGCGATCGCCACCCTGGTGATCGGCCTGCTCGCCACCGCCGGTATCGGCTACCTGCTCGTCACCCTCGACCCGGGAACGCTCGCCGGCCGGCGCAAGCGGGCCTCCTGGGTCGGGCACCGGCTGCTGGACTCCAGCGATCCGCTGCACGGGCCGGCCGGCGCGCCGCACTGGATCGCGCTGGTGACCGGGTTGTGCGTGGCCGCCACACTGTTCGCCGCGCTGCTGGTGCTGCTCGCCTCGCAGCGCACCGCGGCGGTGCTGCCACCGGACGAGGAGGCCCGCATCCGGGTGCTGCTGGACCGGTACGGCGAACGCGACTCGCTGGGCTACTTCGCCACCCGGCGGGACAAATCGGCGATCTTCTCCGAGTCGGGCAAGGCGGCGATCACCTACCGGGTGGTCGGCGGGGTCATTCTCGCCTCCGGCGACCCCATCGGCGACCCGGAGGCGTGGGCGCCGGCGATCGCCGCGTGGCACGCCTTCGCCCGCCGGTACGCGTGGACGCCCGCGGTGATGGGGGCGAGCGAGCAGGGTGCCACCGCGTACTCCCGGGCCGGGTTGCGGGCGCTGCAACTGGGTGACGAGGCGGTGCTGCACGTCGCCGACTTCACCCTGGAGGGCCGGGACATGCGCGGCGTGCGGCAGGCGGTACGTCGGGTGCAGCGGGCCGGCTACACCACCCGGATCCGACGGCACACCGACGTACCGGCCGAGGAGATGGCCGAGATCGTCGCGCGTGCCGAGGCGTGGCGCGACACCGGGTCCGAGCGCGGCTTCTCGATGGCGCTCAGCCGGCTCGGCGACCCGGCCGACGGCCGCTGCGTGCTCGTCGAGGCGGTGGCGCCGGACGGCACCCCGGCGGCCCTGCTGTCGTTCGTGCCGTGGGGCCGCCACGGGTTGTCGCTGGACCTGATGCGCCGCGATCCGACCGCCGACAACGGGCTGATGGAACTCATGGTCGCCGCGGTGATGGGCGCCGCCGGCGGGCTGTCGGTGTCGCGCGTCTCGCTCAACTTCGCGGTGTTTCGCGCCGCGTTCGAGGAGGGCGCCCGGATCGGCGCCGGGCCGATCCTGCGGCTGTGGCGCAAGCTGCTGCTGTTCTTCTCCCGGTGGTGGCAGATCGAGTCGCTGTACCGGGCGAACGTGAAGTACCGGCCGACCTGGCTGCCGCGCTACCTGTGCTTCGCCGAGACGCGGGACGTGGCGCGGGTCGGGCTCGCCTCGGCGATGGCCGAGGGGTTCGTCACCGTGCCCCGGCTCTCCGCGCTGCTCAACCGCGGCCGGGACCGGGCGATCAGCGCACCGGTGCCGCAGCCACCGGCCACCGGCCCGGCCGCCGGTACGCCGGAGGAGCCGGCCGAGCCGATCACGCCGACCCGGCCGCCGGTGCCGGAGCAGGTCGCGGTCCGGCTGGCCACGATGGAGAAGATGCGGGCCGCCGGGACCGACCCGTACCCGGTGGTCGCGCCGGTCACCGACGGCTGCGGCGAGCTGGCTTGCCGGTACGCCGAACTGCCGGCCGACCACGCCACCGGGGTGGCGGTTCGGGTGGCCGGCCGGGTGCTGTTCGACCGCGACCACGGCGGGGTACGTTTCGCGCTGCTCCGCGACGCCACCGGCGACCTGCAGGCGATGCTGACCGCCGGGCACACCGGCACCGGCGTGATGCGGCGGTGGGACGACGAGGTCGACCTGGGTGACCAGATCGCGGTCGACGGGGAGATCGTCACCAGCCGCCGGGGCGAGCCGTCGGTGCTGGTCCGCTCGTTCACCATCACCGCGAAGTGCCTGCACCCGCTGCCCAACAAGCACCTCGGGCTGACCGACCCGGAGGCGCGGGTACGGCAGCGGCATCTCGACCTCGCGCTGCGGCCGGCGGCCCGGCGGATGCTCGCGGTGCGCGCGGCGGCGATCGGCTCGCTGCGCGCCACCCTGACCGGCCGCGGCTTCCTGGAGGTCGAGACGCCGATCCTGCAGCGGGTGCACGGCGGCGCGAACGCTCGGCCGTTCCGCACCCGCTCCAACGCCTACGATCTCGACCTGTACCTGCGGATCGCGCCGGAGCTGTTCCTCAAGCGGCTGTGCGTGGGCGGCGTCGGCGCGGTGTTCGAGCTGGGGCGCGACTTCCGCAACGAGGGGGTCGACGCCACCCACAACCCCGAGTTCACCATGCTGGAGGCCTACCAGCCCTACACCGACTACCAGGACGTCGCGGAGCTGGCGCAGACGCTGATCCAGTCGGCGGCGACCGCGGCGTTCGGCGCGCCGGTGCTGCGTCGTACCGCCCCGGACGGGTCGGTGTCCGACGTGGACATCGGCGGCCGGTGGCAGCGGCGCACCGTGCACGAGGCGGTGGCGGCGGCGGTCGGCGCCCCGGTGACGGTGGACACCCCGGTCGCGGAGCTGGCCGCGCACGCCGACCGGCTGCACGTGCCGTACCAACCGGACGAGAGCCACGGCGAGCTGCTGCTGGACCTGTACGACAAGCTGGTCGAGCGCCACACCGTCGAGCCGACGTTCTACCTGGACTTCCCGGCCGACGTGTCGCCGCTGACCCGCGCGCACCGGCGCGACGAGCGGCTCGCCGAACGCTGGGACCTGGTCGCGTTCGGGGCCGAGATCGGCACCGGCTACACCGAACTGACCGACCCGGTCGAGCAGCGGCGCCGGCTCACCGAGCAGTCGTTGCGCGCCGCCGGCGGCGACCCGGAGGCGATGGAACTCGACGAGGACTTCCTCACCGCCCTGGAGTACGGCATGCCGCCCACCGGCGGCCTCGGCCTCGGCGTGGACCGGCTGGTCATGCTGCTGACCGGGCTGTCCATCAGGGACACGCTGGCGTTCCCGATGGTGCGCCCCGGGGGACGGTCCTGA
- a CDS encoding alpha/beta fold hydrolase, translating into MPAGQPGVLRSRSGLVRLDGELVHLVDGGSGPAVLFCCGLGQSWFDWDAVIPLLRGHRLVRLNRPGLGLSPRSARPSTLEVEAARIAAAADHVSPTAPVTVVAHSAAALHAEAYARTAPHRVAGLVLVDPSYEPDAVATEQPLRAIETAARRADAPLSGLLAAVPVGRLVGPAAMRLGYRLSTARRLAGPDRPGWPRRPDPVPQALEAVYSSGDTLAAIVAELTGYRGQAVALRAMRAAPFPAVPARVLAATYRRTAERAAAWSAATAALAAELSADHVTLPDAAHLAMLDRPDAVAAAVRAVTDPGSGY; encoded by the coding sequence ATGCCGGCCGGACAGCCCGGCGTGCTGCGTTCCCGCTCCGGGCTGGTCCGGCTGGACGGCGAGCTGGTGCACCTGGTCGACGGCGGCAGCGGCCCGGCGGTGCTGTTCTGCTGCGGGCTCGGGCAGAGCTGGTTCGACTGGGACGCGGTGATCCCGCTGCTGCGCGGGCACCGGCTGGTCCGGCTCAACCGCCCGGGTCTCGGGCTTTCCCCGCGCTCCGCGAGGCCGTCCACGCTGGAGGTCGAGGCGGCCCGGATCGCCGCGGCCGCGGACCACGTCTCTCCCACCGCGCCGGTCACCGTGGTGGCGCACTCGGCCGCCGCACTGCACGCCGAGGCGTACGCGCGCACCGCACCGCACCGGGTCGCCGGGCTGGTGCTCGTGGACCCCAGCTACGAACCCGACGCCGTCGCGACCGAGCAGCCGCTGCGCGCGATCGAGACGGCGGCCCGGCGGGCGGACGCGCCGCTGTCCGGCCTGCTGGCCGCCGTCCCGGTCGGCCGCCTGGTCGGCCCCGCAGCAATGCGCCTGGGCTACCGGCTGAGCACCGCACGGCGGCTCGCCGGGCCGGACCGGCCGGGCTGGCCGCGCCGCCCGGACCCGGTACCGCAGGCGTTGGAGGCGGTGTACTCGTCGGGCGACACGCTGGCGGCGATCGTCGCCGAGCTCACCGGGTACCGGGGGCAGGCGGTGGCGCTGCGGGCGATGCGTGCCGCGCCGTTCCCGGCGGTACCGGCACGGGTGCTCGCCGCGACCTACCGGCGTACCGCGGAGCGGGCGGCCGCCTGGTCCGCGGCCACTGCGGCGCTCGCCGCCGAGCTGTCCGCCGACCACGTGACGCTGCCGGACGCGGCGCACCTTGCCATGCTCGACCGCCCCGACGCGGTCGCCGCCGCCGTCCGCGCCGTCACCGACCCCGGATCCGGATACTGA
- a CDS encoding endonuclease/exonuclease/phosphatase family protein, with product MTGPMSELRLMAWNLCRGGTGTPAGDVLDQMTDLIGHLAPDVLCCVETEGATDRIVAGLHAAGHPDYRGHRLAVDGTDDNLAIVTRLPVLDRLPAPAGRTVDSYNFGGLRLQLPDGGDVAVFDTWLRFDVAIADALEATVAEIVDGAERTRNDEQLALLELPQLANIEEILTEHLPAALADSPAGQDTPVLLAGGFNTESHLDLAAGDPDYRRQVRPQWQVTARLAKAGFADAYRLAHPDPAADPGGTFDRPAGDQRLPHRIDYVFVDERRVRVRAAETVRRRLPCHGPGGFYSDHAALVVDASISASGPARSLTG from the coding sequence ATGACTGGCCCGATGTCCGAACTGCGGTTGATGGCGTGGAACCTGTGCCGTGGCGGCACCGGCACCCCGGCCGGTGACGTGCTCGACCAGATGACCGACCTGATCGGCCACCTCGCGCCGGACGTGCTGTGCTGCGTCGAGACCGAGGGCGCCACCGACCGGATCGTGGCCGGGCTGCACGCCGCCGGGCACCCGGACTACCGCGGCCACCGGCTGGCCGTCGACGGTACCGACGACAATCTCGCCATCGTCACCCGGCTGCCGGTGCTCGACCGGCTGCCGGCACCGGCCGGCCGCACCGTGGACAGCTACAACTTCGGTGGCCTGCGGCTGCAGCTGCCGGACGGGGGCGACGTCGCCGTCTTCGACACCTGGTTGCGCTTCGACGTGGCGATCGCCGACGCGCTGGAGGCCACCGTCGCCGAGATCGTCGACGGCGCCGAACGCACCCGCAACGACGAGCAGCTCGCCCTGCTGGAGCTGCCGCAGCTGGCGAACATCGAGGAGATCCTCACCGAACACCTGCCGGCCGCACTGGCCGACAGCCCGGCCGGGCAGGACACCCCGGTGCTGCTCGCCGGCGGCTTCAACACCGAGTCGCACCTGGACCTGGCCGCCGGCGACCCGGACTACCGGCGCCAGGTACGACCGCAGTGGCAGGTCACGGCGCGGCTGGCGAAGGCCGGCTTCGCCGACGCGTACCGGCTGGCGCACCCCGACCCGGCCGCCGATCCCGGCGGTACCTTCGACCGGCCGGCGGGCGACCAGCGGCTGCCGCACCGGATCGACTACGTGTTCGTCGACGAGCGCCGGGTCCGGGTGCGCGCCGCCGAGACCGTGCGGCGGCGGCTGCCGTGCCACGGCCCCGGCGGGTTCTACTCCGACCACGCCGCGCTCGTGGTCGACGCGAGCATCTCCGCGTCGGGCCCGGCCCGTAGCCTGACCGGGTGA
- a CDS encoding efflux RND transporter permease subunit — MGTSPAAPDNEGKASMWLLSRLSLANRSLVALITVVIIGFGAYSIPSLRQQLLPSLQFPIAAVMITDQGASPQVVEEQVTTPIEDAIQAVPNLESVTSTSQSGSATVLAQFEYGTNLDDATNKIEQAVNRIDSRLPDGAQTNVFAGSTDSLPVVTLAASGSLSQQQLGQRLTDTIAPKLRKIDGVKDAAVTGVRDQQVTITPDTAKLAKAGLAPTAVITALQGAGAQASAGTLTEGDKSLSVQVGGKFDSVQQIKDLYLSPAAASAGAGQQGGSGPGAGQPGQQGSGQQGGQHAAKPVRLGDVASVKVTESAATSLTRTNGKPSLGVSITMKPNGNAVAISNKVRDELSDLTSDLGRGGELTIVSDQAPYVQKSIKDLFTEGMLGLLFAVVVILIFLLSVRATLVTVVSIPVSVMIALLVMWLKGDTLNLLTLGGLTIAIGRVVDDSIVVLENVKRHLGYGEPKRDAVLSGVREVAGAITSSTLTTVAVFLPIGLVGGMVGELFAPFAITVVVALLASLLVALTITPVLAYWFLKAPKRVSPAEADLARQKAVEKERRSPLQRAYVPVIRFATRHRFVTVLIAVVVFVGTLALAPGLKTNLLDSSGQDTLSLSEKMPVGTSLAATSDAAKKIEGVLRRHADIKSYQATVGSSGFGAGSANQASFQVTVTEGTDTDKLSDSLRHDIDQLSGVGDVTFGDVTGFGASRVQVVVTAPDDQTLRTAAKQVQDAFRHTGRLSDVESDLAPTNPQVQVTVDHREAARYGLTDTAITQLVQQAFQGAPAAKIELNGADRNVVVRTGAAPATLDKLKALPVPTATGTVPLSRVATVKQVNGPVTISHTDRNRSATISATATSSNTGQVTSDLTKKLDALKLPTGADWSMGGVGSDQSDAFKSLGIALLAAIAIVFIIMVATFRSLVQPLILLVSVPFAATGAIVALLASNTALGVASLIGLLMLVGIVVTNAIVLMDLINQYRRQGMSVADAVVEGGRRRLRPILMTAAATICALIPMSLGLTGGGGFISKPLAIVVIGGLVSSTLLTLLLVPALYTMVEGRRERRRLRREAAEAPLDEEREPAGAGAH; from the coding sequence CCGGCTCCGCCACCGTACTGGCCCAGTTCGAGTACGGCACCAACCTGGACGATGCGACCAACAAGATCGAGCAGGCGGTCAACCGGATCGACTCGCGGCTGCCCGACGGTGCGCAGACCAACGTGTTCGCCGGCAGCACCGACTCGCTGCCGGTGGTCACGCTCGCCGCGTCCGGGTCGCTGTCCCAGCAGCAGCTCGGCCAGCGGCTGACCGACACGATCGCGCCGAAGCTGCGCAAGATCGACGGGGTCAAGGACGCCGCCGTGACCGGGGTGCGCGACCAGCAGGTCACGATCACGCCGGACACCGCGAAGCTGGCCAAGGCCGGCCTCGCACCGACCGCGGTGATCACCGCGTTGCAGGGGGCGGGTGCGCAGGCCTCGGCCGGCACCCTCACCGAGGGCGACAAGAGCCTGTCGGTGCAGGTCGGCGGCAAGTTCGACTCGGTCCAGCAGATCAAGGACCTCTACCTGTCACCGGCGGCCGCGTCGGCCGGCGCCGGGCAGCAGGGCGGCAGCGGACCGGGTGCGGGCCAGCCCGGCCAGCAGGGCTCCGGCCAGCAGGGCGGGCAGCACGCCGCGAAGCCGGTACGGCTGGGTGACGTGGCGAGCGTCAAGGTCACCGAGTCGGCGGCGACGTCGCTGACCCGTACCAACGGCAAGCCGAGCCTCGGCGTGTCGATCACCATGAAGCCGAACGGCAACGCGGTCGCGATCTCCAACAAGGTGCGCGACGAGCTGTCCGACCTCACGTCCGACCTGGGCCGCGGCGGCGAGTTGACCATCGTCTCCGACCAGGCTCCCTACGTGCAGAAGTCGATCAAGGACCTGTTCACCGAGGGCATGCTGGGCCTGCTCTTCGCCGTCGTGGTGATCCTGATCTTCCTGCTGTCGGTCCGGGCGACGCTGGTCACCGTGGTCAGCATCCCGGTGTCGGTGATGATCGCGCTGCTGGTGATGTGGCTGAAGGGCGACACCCTCAACCTGCTGACGCTGGGCGGGTTGACCATCGCGATCGGCCGGGTGGTGGACGACTCGATCGTGGTGCTGGAGAACGTCAAGCGACATCTCGGGTACGGCGAACCCAAGCGCGATGCGGTGCTGTCCGGGGTGCGCGAGGTGGCCGGCGCGATCACCTCGTCGACGCTGACCACGGTCGCGGTGTTCCTGCCGATCGGGCTGGTCGGCGGCATGGTCGGCGAGCTGTTCGCACCGTTCGCGATCACCGTGGTGGTGGCGCTGCTGGCCTCGCTGCTGGTCGCGCTGACCATCACCCCGGTGCTGGCGTACTGGTTCCTCAAGGCGCCGAAGCGGGTCTCGCCGGCCGAGGCCGACCTGGCCCGCCAGAAGGCGGTGGAGAAGGAGCGGCGCAGCCCGCTGCAACGGGCGTACGTGCCGGTCATCCGGTTCGCCACCCGGCACCGGTTCGTCACCGTACTGATCGCCGTCGTGGTGTTCGTCGGCACGCTCGCGCTCGCTCCGGGGCTCAAGACCAACCTGCTCGACTCGTCCGGCCAGGACACCCTGAGCCTGTCCGAGAAGATGCCGGTCGGCACCAGCCTGGCGGCGACCAGCGACGCGGCCAAGAAGATCGAGGGCGTGCTGCGCCGGCACGCGGACATCAAGTCGTACCAGGCGACCGTCGGATCCAGCGGCTTCGGCGCCGGCAGTGCCAACCAGGCGAGCTTCCAGGTCACCGTGACCGAGGGCACCGACACCGACAAGCTGTCGGACTCGCTGCGGCACGACATCGACCAGCTGTCCGGTGTCGGTGACGTGACGTTCGGGGACGTCACGGGCTTCGGTGCGAGCAGGGTGCAGGTGGTGGTGACCGCGCCGGACGACCAGACGCTGCGCACGGCGGCGAAGCAGGTCCAGGACGCTTTCCGGCACACCGGCCGGCTCAGTGACGTGGAGAGCGACCTGGCGCCCACCAACCCGCAGGTGCAGGTGACCGTCGACCACCGGGAGGCGGCCCGGTACGGGTTGACCGACACCGCGATCACCCAGCTGGTGCAGCAGGCGTTCCAGGGCGCGCCGGCGGCGAAGATCGAACTGAACGGGGCGGACCGCAACGTGGTGGTCCGGACCGGTGCGGCACCGGCCACGCTGGACAAGCTCAAGGCGCTGCCGGTACCGACGGCGACCGGTACCGTGCCGCTGTCCCGCGTGGCGACGGTCAAGCAGGTCAACGGTCCGGTGACGATCTCGCACACCGACCGGAACCGCAGCGCGACCATCTCCGCGACGGCGACCAGCAGCAACACCGGCCAGGTCACCTCCGACCTGACGAAGAAGCTGGATGCGCTCAAGCTGCCGACCGGCGCCGACTGGAGCATGGGTGGCGTCGGATCGGACCAGTCGGACGCGTTCAAGTCGCTGGGGATCGCACTGCTCGCCGCGATCGCGATCGTGTTCATCATCATGGTCGCGACGTTCCGCTCGCTGGTGCAGCCGCTGATCCTGCTGGTGTCGGTGCCGTTCGCGGCCACCGGTGCGATCGTGGCGCTGCTGGCCAGCAACACCGCGCTGGGCGTGGCGTCGCTGATCGGCCTGTTGATGCTGGTCGGCATCGTGGTCACGAACGCGATCGTGTTGATGGACCTGATCAACCAGTACCGGCGGCAGGGGATGTCGGTGGCCGACGCGGTGGTCGAGGGCGGCCGGCGCCGGTTGCGGCCCATCCTGATGACCGCCGCCGCGACCATCTGTGCGCTGATCCCGATGTCGCTCGGGCTCACCGGGGGTGGCGGGTTCATCTCGAAGCCGCTGGCGATCGTGGTGATCGGTGGGCTGGTGTCCTCGACGCTGCTGACGCTGCTGCTGGTGCCGGCGCTGTACACGATGGTGGAGGGCCGGCGGGAGAGGCGTCGGCTGCGCCGGGAGGCGGCCGAGGCGCCGCTGGACGAGGAGCGCGAACCGGCCGGCGCCGGGGCGCACTGA